A genomic stretch from Vitis riparia cultivar Riparia Gloire de Montpellier isolate 1030 unplaced genomic scaffold, EGFV_Vit.rip_1.0 scaffold803_pilon_pilon, whole genome shotgun sequence includes:
- the LOC117910650 gene encoding probable leucine-rich repeat receptor-like protein kinase At1g35710: MALQYPPSYSSLPRLTIILCFFIILYFPFCSTSSSFHVSSTSAFASTTSLIIEQEKEALALLTWKSSLHIRSQSFLSSWSGVSACNNWFGVTCHKSKSVSSLNLESCGLRGTLYNLNFLSLPNLVTLDLYNNSFYGIIPTHISNLSKFITILDLGFNNFDGLIPHQVGLLTSLIFLALPSNHLRGQIPPSIGNLRNLTSLYLYSNEFYGFIPREIGLLRSLNNLVLSTNNLSGPIPTSIGNLRNLTTLHIYTNKLFGSIPQEIGLLTSINDLDLSKNNLIGLIPPSIGNLRNLTTLYLHTNKLSGSIPKEIGLLRSLNDLELSTNNLSGLIPPSIGNLRNLTTLYLHTNNLSGSIPQEIGLLRSLNDLELSANNLSGPIPHSIGNLRNLTTLYLHINKLSGSIPQEIGLLRYLNNLKLSTNNLSGPIPPSIGNLRNLTSLYLHTNKLSGSIPQEIGLLRSLNDLELSANNLSGPIPHSIGNLKNLTTLYLHTNKLSGSIPQEIGLLRSLNNLKLSTNNLSGPIPPSIGNLRNLTTLYLHTNKLSGSIPQEIGLLRSLNDLELLANNLSGPIPSSIGNLRNLTTLYLHINKLSGSIPQEIGLLRSLNDLELSTNNLNGPIPPSIGNLRNLTTLYLHTNKISGSIPKEIGLLSSLNDLELSINNLNGPIPPSIGNLRNLTTLYLHTNKLSGFIPKEIGLLRSLNDLELSTNNLNGPIPPSIGKLRNLTTLYLHNNKLSGSIPQEIGLLRSLFNLSLSTNNLSGPIPPSIGNLRNLTQLYLDNNRFSGSVPREIGLLRSLQDLALATNKLSGPIPQEIDNLIHLKSLHLEENNFTGHLPQQMCLGGALENFTAMGNHFTGPIPMSLRNCTSLFRVRLERNQLEGNITEVFGIYPNLNFMDLSSNNLYGELSHKWGQCGSLTSLNISHNNLSGIIPPQLGDAIQLHRLDLSSNHLLGKIPRELGKLTSMFHLVLSNNQLSGNIPLEVGNLFNLEHLSLTSNNLSGSIPKQLGMLSKLFFLNLSKNKFGESIPDEIGNMHSLQNLDLSQNMLNGKIPQQLGELQRLETLNLSHNELSGSIPSTFEDMLSLTSVDISSNQLEGPLPDIKAFQEAPFETFMNNGGLCGNATGLKPCIPFTQKKNKRSMILIISSTVFLLCISMGIYFTLYWRARNRKGKSSETPCEDLFAIWHHDGEILYQDIIEVTEEFNSKYCIGSGGQGTVYKAELPTGRVVAVKKLHPPQDGEMSSLKAFTSEIRALTEIRHRNIVKFYGYCSHARHSFLVYKLMEKGSLRNILSNEEEAIGLDWSRRLNIVKGVAEALSYMHHECSPPIIHRDISSNNVLLDSEYEAHVSDFGTARLLKPDSSSNWTSFAGTFGYSAPELAYTTQVNNKTDVYSYGVVALEVIMGKHPGDLISSLSSASSSSSVTAVADSLLLKDVIDQRLSPPIHQISEEVAFAVKLAFVCQHVNPQCRPSMRQVSQALSSQKPPLQKPFPMITLRELFQG; encoded by the exons ATGGCCCTTCAATATCCTCCATCCTATTCCTCACTCCCTCGACTCACCATCATTCTTTGCTTCTTCATCATTCTGTATTTCCCTTTTTGTTCAACATCATCGTCATTTCATGTCTCTTCTACATCTGCTTTTGCTTCTACCACTTCTTTGATTATTGAGCAAGAAAAAGAAGCACTTGCTCTTCTAACATGGAAATCCAGCCTTCATATTCGATCACAATCTTTCCTCTCTTCTTGGTCTGGAGTTTCTGCATGCAATAATTGGTTTGGAGTTACTTGCCACAAGTCAAAAAGTGTCTCCAGTTTAAACCTTGAAAGTTGTGGTCTAAGAGGTACGCTCTACAATCTCAATTTCTTATCACTCCCCAATCTTGTCACTCTTGATCTTTATAACAACTCGTTCTATGGAATCATTCCCACCCACATTAGTAATCTTTCCAAATTTATCACCATCCTTGACTTGGGTTTCAATAATTTTGATGGTCTCATACCTCACCAAGTTGGATTGCTAacatctcttatttttcttgcaTTGCCTTCCAACCATTTAAGAGGTCAAATCCCTCCTTCaataggaaacttgaggaacTTAACCAGTTTGTATCTTTATAGCAATGAGTTTTATGGTTTCATTCCTCGAGAAATTGGATTGTTAAGATCTCTTAATAACCTTGTGTTGTCAACTAACAATCTTAGTGGTCCCATCCCGActtccataggaaacttgaggaatttaaccaCTTTGCACATTTATACTAACAAACTGTTTGGTTCcatccctcaagaaattggattgttaacATCTATTAATGATCTTGACTTATCAAAAAACAATCTCATTGGTCTCATCCCAccttccataggaaacttgaggaacTTAACCACTCTGTACCTTCATACTAACAAACTTTCTGGTTCCATCCctaaagaaattggattgttgagatctctTAATGATCTTGAGTTGTCAACTAACAATCTTAGTGGTCTCATTCCACCTTCCATAGGAAATTTGAGGAATttaaccactttgtaccttCATACTAACAATCTTTCTGGTTCcatccctcaagaaattggattgttgagatctctTAATGATCTTGAGTTGTCAGCTAACAATCTTAGTGGTCCCATCCCTCATTCCATAGGAAATTTGAGGAATttaaccactttgtaccttCATATTAACAAACTTTCTGGTTCtatccctcaagaaattggattgttgagataTCTTAATAATCTTAAGTTGTCAACTAACAATCTTAGTGGTCCCATCCCGccttccataggaaacttgaggaatttaaccaGTTTGTACCTTCATACTAACAAACTTTCTGGTTCcatccctcaagaaattggattgttgagatctctTAATGATCTTGAGTTGTCAGCTAACAATCTTAGTGGTCCCATCCCTCATTCCataggaaatttgaagaatttaaccactttgtaccttCATACTAACAAACTTTCTGGTTCcatccctcaagaaattggattgttgagatctctTAATAATCTTAAGTTGTCAACTAACAATCTTAGTGGTCCCATCCCGCCTTCaataggaaacttgaggaatttaaccactttgtaccttCATACTAACAAACTTTCTGGTTCcatccctcaagaaattggattgttgagatctctTAATGATCTTGAGTTGTTAGCTAACAATCTTAGTGGTCCCATCCCTTCTTCCATAGGAAATTTGAGGAATttaaccactttgtaccttCATATTAACAAACTTTCTGGTTCtatccctcaagaaattggattgttgagatctctTAATGATCTTGAGTTGTCAACTAACAATCTTAATGGTCCCATCCCAccttccataggaaacttgaggaatCTAACCACTTTGTACCTTCATACTAACAAAATTTCTGGTTCCATCCcaaaagaaattggattgttaaGTTCTCTTAATGATCTTGAGTTGTCGATTAACAATCTCAATGGTCCCATCCCAccttccataggaaacttgaggaatttaaccactttgtaccttCATACTAACAAACTTTCTGGTTTCATCCctaaagaaattggattgttgagatctctTAATGATCTTGAGTTGTCAACTAACAATCTCAATGGTCCCATCCCACCTTCCATAGGAAAATTGAGGAATttaaccactttgtaccttCATAATAACAAACTTTCTGGTTCcattcctcaagaaattggattatTGAGATCTCTCTTTAATCTTTCATTATCAACAAACAATCTTAGTGGTCCCATCCCTccttccataggaaacttgaggaatttaaccCAATTGTATCTTGATAATAACAGATTTTCTGGTTCCGTCCCTcgagaaattggattgttgagatctctTCAAGATCTTGCACTGGCAACTAATAAACTCAGTGGCCCCATTCCTCAAGAAATTGATAATCTCATACATTTGAAATCCTTGCACTTAGAAGAGAACAATTTTACTGGCCATTTACCTCAACAAATGTGTCTAGGTGGAgcacttgaaaattttacagcCATGGGCAACCATTTTACCGGTCCTATTCCAATGAGCTTGAGAAATTGCACTAGCTTATTTAGAGTTCGGCTTGAAAGAAACCAACTCGAAGGAAACATAACTGAAGTTTTTGGCATATACCCAAACTTGaattttatggatttgagttCCAACAATTTGTATGGTGAGCTTTCTCATAAATGGGGGCAATGTGGTAGCCTAACAAGCCTGAACATATCCCACAATAATTTGTCTGGTATCATACCACCTCAACTTGGGGATGCAATTCAACTGCATCGACTTGATCTCTCTTCAAATCATCTGCTCGGGAAGATCCCTAGAGAACTGGGTAAGCTAACATCAATGTTCCATTTGGTGTTAAGCAACAACCAACTTTCAGGCAACATTCCTTTGGAGGTGGGAAATCTTTTTAATCTTGAACATCTTAGCTTGACATCAAACAACTTAAGTGGCTCAATCCCTAAACAACTAGGAATGCTTTCCAAACTATTCTTTCTCAACTTGAGCAAGAATAAATTTGGGGAAAGCATTCCTGATGAGATTGGGAACATGCATTCCCTTCAAAATCTCGATCTCAGTCAAAACATGCTGAATGGGAAGATACCACAACAGCTTGGAGAACTACAACGCTTAGAAACATTGAATCTCTCCCACAATGAACTCTCTGGTTCCATCCCATCCACTTTCGAAGATATGTTGAGTTTGACATCTGTTGATATATCTTCTAATCAGTTGGAGGGACCTCTCCCTGACATCAAAGCCTTTCAGGAGGCTCCATTTGAGACATTCATGAACAATGGTGGTTTATGTGGCAATGCCACTGGTCTGAAGCCCTGTATCCCATTCACACAGAAGAAGAACAAAAGGTCTATGATTTTGATTATCTCCAGCACCGTATTTCTTCTATGCATTTCCATGGGAATTTATTTTACACTTTACTGGAGAGCAAGGAACAGAAAAGGCAAGTCTAGTGAAACACCATGTGAAGATCTATTTGCAATATGGCACCATGATGGAGAGATATTGTATCAAGATATCATTGAGGTGACTGAGGAATTCAACTCTAAATATTGTATTGGGAGTGGAGGACAGGGCACAGTTTATAAGGCTGAGCTGCCAACTGGTCGGGTTGTTGCTGTGAAAAAGCTTCACCCACCACAAGATGGTGAGATGAGTAGTTTGAAAGCTTTTACAAGTGAAATTCGGGCCTTAACAGAAATTCGACATCGAAACATTGTGAAGTTTTATGGCTATTGCTCACATGCAAGGCACTCGTTTTTGGTCTATAAACTGATGGAAAAGGGAAGCCTAAGAAACATTCTAAGCAACGAGGAAGAAGCAATTGGGTTGGATTGGAGTAGGAGGCTAAATATTGTGAAAGGTGTGGCGGAGGCATTATCTTATATGCATCATGAATGTTCACCCCCTATAATTCACAGGGACATATCCAGTAACAATGTTTTATTGGACTCTGAATATGAGGCTCATGTATCGGACTTCGGCACAGCAAGGCTTTTAAAGCCAGACTCATCATCCAATTGGACCTCATTCGCAGGCACCTTTGGGTATAGTGCTCCAG AGCTTGCTTACACCACCCAGGTGAATAATAAAACTGATGTTTATAGCTATGGGGTGGTGGCATTGGAAGTAATTATGGGTAAACATCCTGGTGATCTCATCTCATCCCTGTCATCAGCATCATCATCGTCATCAGTCACAGCAGTGGCTGATTCTTTGTTGTTGAAGGATGTGATAGACCAACGCCTCTCACCTCCCATACATCAAATCAGTGAGGAAGTTGCATTTGCTGTGAAGCTAGCATTTGTGTGCCAGCATGTTAACCCCCAATGTCGGCCAAGCATGAGGCAAGTTTCTCAGGCACTATCAAGTCAGAAGCCACCTTTGCAAAAACCATTCCCCATGATTACATTGAGAGAGCTGTTTCAGGGGTGA